Proteins encoded in a region of the Flammeovirga yaeyamensis genome:
- a CDS encoding redoxin domain-containing protein has product MHFFENLELRNESEKLYKFNTLQHQKFFLVLINDVQTLRDQQHLDLLKSNYMDIESANYEIYVICSLSENQIKQQLKKRVYPFPILSDPSRRIAKFLKTEIPQLSLSQRTTVAFDHDFIEVDRCVFMSTPQKHIDFIFS; this is encoded by the coding sequence ATGCACTTTTTTGAAAATTTAGAACTCCGAAACGAGTCTGAAAAATTATATAAATTCAATACACTTCAACATCAAAAATTCTTTTTGGTGCTGATTAATGATGTTCAGACTTTGAGAGATCAGCAACATTTAGATCTTCTTAAATCTAATTACATGGATATTGAGTCGGCTAACTATGAAATATATGTGATTTGTTCTTTATCAGAAAATCAAATCAAACAACAGCTTAAAAAAAGAGTGTACCCCTTTCCTATTCTTTCTGATCCATCCCGAAGAATCGCTAAATTTCTAAAAACAGAAATACCACAGCTTTCTTTATCACAAAGAACAACTGTGGCATTTGATCATGATTTTATAGAGGTCGATAGGTGTGTTTTTATGTCAACCCCTCAAAAACATATAGACTTTATCTTTAGTTAA
- a CDS encoding bifunctional 3,4-dihydroxy-2-butanone-4-phosphate synthase/GTP cyclohydrolase II, whose translation MSEKFKLNSIEEGIEAIKNGEIIIVVDDEDRENEGDFVCAAEKVTPEIINFMSKEGRGLICAPLIEDMCEDLGLELMVGKNTAAFETPFTVSIDLIGHGCTTGISASDRSKTIQALVDPNIDPSELGKPGHIFPLKAKRGGVLRRAGHTEAAIDLARLAGLQPAGVLVEIINDDGTMARLPDLVEVAKKFDLKLISIEDLIQYRLDLEDTLVEEEIGVDMPTEFGHFNLKAFRQTNTGELHLALIKGDISTGDPVWLRVHSSCVTGDIFGSCRCDCGPQLHAAMEMIEKEGRGVILYMNQEGRGIGLINKLKAYKLQEEGMDTVEANKALGFKSDQRDYGVGAQILRKLGITKMKLISNNPKKRAGLIGYGLEIVENIPIEIAPNKYNQKYLETKRDKLGHNILK comes from the coding sequence ATGTCAGAAAAATTTAAATTAAACTCTATCGAGGAAGGTATTGAAGCCATCAAAAATGGTGAAATTATTATCGTTGTTGACGACGAAGATAGAGAAAATGAAGGTGATTTTGTTTGTGCTGCAGAAAAAGTGACACCTGAAATTATCAACTTCATGTCTAAAGAAGGTCGTGGTTTAATTTGTGCACCTCTTATCGAGGACATGTGCGAAGACCTTGGCCTAGAACTGATGGTAGGTAAAAACACAGCTGCTTTCGAAACTCCATTTACTGTATCCATCGACCTTATTGGTCATGGTTGTACTACTGGTATTTCTGCAAGCGACCGTTCTAAAACAATTCAAGCTCTTGTTGATCCTAACATTGATCCTAGCGAATTAGGTAAACCAGGTCATATTTTCCCTCTAAAGGCAAAACGTGGTGGTGTGCTTAGAAGAGCTGGTCATACAGAAGCGGCAATTGACTTAGCACGTTTAGCTGGTTTACAACCTGCAGGTGTTTTAGTAGAGATCATCAATGATGATGGAACAATGGCTCGTCTTCCAGATTTGGTAGAAGTAGCTAAGAAATTTGATCTGAAATTAATCAGTATCGAAGATCTTATTCAATATAGATTAGATTTAGAAGACACTTTAGTTGAAGAAGAAATTGGAGTAGATATGCCTACTGAATTCGGACATTTCAACTTAAAGGCTTTTAGACAAACAAACACTGGAGAACTACACCTTGCCCTAATTAAAGGTGATATTAGCACAGGCGATCCAGTTTGGTTAAGAGTACACTCTTCTTGTGTGACGGGAGATATTTTTGGTTCTTGTCGTTGCGATTGTGGCCCTCAATTACACGCTGCAATGGAAATGATTGAAAAAGAAGGACGTGGAGTTATTCTTTACATGAATCAAGAAGGAAGAGGAATTGGTCTAATCAACAAACTAAAAGCCTATAAGCTTCAAGAAGAAGGTATGGACACTGTTGAAGCAAATAAAGCTTTGGGTTTCAAATCTGATCAAAGAGATTATGGTGTTGGTGCTCAAATTTTAAGAAAATTGGGTATCACTAAAATGAAATTGATTTCTAACAATCCTAAGAAAAGAGCCGGTCTAATCGGTTACGGATTAGAGATTGTCGAAAATATTCCAATCGAGATTGCTCCAAACAAATACAATCAAAAGTATTTGGAAACGAAAAGAGACAAACTTGGTCACAATATTTTAAAATAA
- a CDS encoding phenylalanine 4-monooxygenase has protein sequence MYFVNSQEYDKYTQDDLSVWKTLFERQMKMLPNLAEDDFLHGVRTIQFTANKIPDFKELDQILGKETGWGITPVTGLIPNKEFFELLKAKRFPSSSWFRKLSELDYLEEPDMFHDIFGHVPLLTNADFCKYLEKMSVIALKYIENEHIIELISRLYWYTVEFGLIQTEHGLRIYGAGILSSKGESEYSLFSDVPERADFNVLEILKTPYIKDKFQTKYWVIKNYSDLTDSLDELDQLLSQINDGSLIVN, from the coding sequence ATGTATTTTGTAAATAGTCAAGAGTATGATAAATATACTCAGGATGACCTCTCCGTATGGAAAACACTTTTTGAGAGGCAAATGAAAATGCTACCTAATTTAGCTGAAGATGACTTCTTGCATGGAGTAAGAACAATTCAGTTTACCGCGAACAAAATTCCAGATTTTAAAGAGCTTGATCAGATCCTAGGCAAAGAAACTGGATGGGGGATTACACCCGTTACAGGTCTTATTCCAAACAAAGAATTTTTTGAATTATTGAAAGCGAAACGTTTTCCTTCATCTTCATGGTTCAGAAAATTGAGTGAACTAGATTATCTAGAAGAGCCCGATATGTTTCATGATATCTTTGGACACGTTCCTTTATTGACAAATGCTGATTTTTGTAAGTATCTAGAGAAGATGAGTGTTATCGCTTTGAAATACATCGAAAATGAGCATATCATCGAATTGATTTCTAGATTATACTGGTACACAGTGGAATTTGGTTTAATTCAAACCGAACATGGACTAAGAATTTATGGTGCTGGAATCTTATCATCTAAAGGTGAATCAGAATATAGTTTATTTAGTGATGTTCCAGAAAGAGCGGACTTTAATGTATTAGAAATTCTAAAAACACCTTACATCAAAGATAAATTCCAAACGAAGTATTGGGTAATCAAGAATTATAGTGATCTAACAGATTCGTTAGATGAGTTGGATCAATTACTTTCTCAAATTAATGATGGATCATTAATAGTTAACTAA